The DNA sequence TTTGCTCTTTACGTTACTTATAATCAGACGGGTAAAGCGTGATTTCAGCCTCATATTCATCTTTCTCAATTATAGCAATAAATTTGTCAGCTACCCACGAAGGAGTAAAATATGATTTGCCTCGTAAATTTTCCTCAATTTTATCTTCCAGAGACAGTGGGCCGAAATCAGTTAATGTACTACCTAAGTCTATATGAACAAAATGAATATTCGACCCATGATATTCAGCGGCAAGTGACAAAGTCATTCCCCTCAAGGCATATTTCGTGGCACAATATACACTCCTGCAAGGAGTAGGGATTTTACCCATACCCGAACCCACATTTATAACGACAGAGTCCTCGGATTTTTTAAGGTGAGGCAGAAGTTCTTTTGTTAAGTAAAAGGGTGTCGTTACGTTTATCGCAACACTATCTTCCCATTCATTAATACCTGCATCTTCTAAACTTTTGTATACACCAACACCAGCTGCATTTACCAAAATATCAATTTTTTCAGTTAAACCCAGTATCTTTTCCGCCGTCTCTTTAACTTTTTGTGTTTTTGTTGCATCCATTTGAATGTACTCATGACCATCTCCATCGAGTCTGTCAATCAAATCCTTGAGTTTACTTTCAGTCCTAGACAGTAAAATAAGTTTCACTCCCTTTTGGGCTAACTTAACTGAAAGTACTGAGCCAATTCCACCAGTTGCACCTGTAATAACCGCCGTTTTATTTTTCAAATTCATACTTGATATTACCATATTCGTATTCACTCTTGCCCTGTGAGTTTAAAATAATTAAAATACTTGTATGCCTACAAAAATATTCGGCCACAAAGCACCAGATACCGATACCATATGCTCTGCTGTTTCCTATGCATGGTTTCTAAATCAAAAAGACATTGATGCAAAGGCTTATAGATTGGGAGACTTAAACAAAGAAACACAGTTCGTGTTGGAAAATTTTAATGTCCCTTCACCTGATTTGCTTGGTCACCTTGAGGAAAAAGATAAAGTAGTAATTGTCGATACCAACAATCCAGAAGAATTACCTGACGACCTTCAAAAGGCCGAAATAATTCAAGTGATTGATCACCACAAATTAACAGGTGGAATTAAAACTAACTATCCCATACCGGTAATAATTAAGCCACTTGCTTCAACGGCTACGATTATTTGGAAGCACATAAAACATTCCGGAATTGAAATCGACCTGGCAAATGCAGGACTTCTACTCGCAGGGATAATATCCGATACCTTGAATTTAACCAGCCCTACGACAACCGAGAAAGACAGAAGCGCTGTTAAAGAGCTAAACGAAATTGTCAAACTAGATATCAATGAATTTGCCGGTAAAATGTTTGAAGCGAAGGGTGATTTAACGGGCATGTCGCCTAGGCAAATTGTTTTAGTGGATAGTAAGATTTTTGAGTTTGGAACGAAGAAAGTTCGGATATCCGTGTTAGAAACAACCAAACCCGATAATGCGCTAAATATGCAATCTGATTTAGAAAAGGATTTACAAGAATTGAAACTTAAGGAAAATCTCGATTTCGCATTTTTCTTTGCAGTCGATATTCTTAACTCAAGAGCAGTACTCATATCTGGTACTAACGAAGAAAATAATCTTGCCGAAGAAGCTTTTAACGCTAAGTTTGAGAACGGTAGAATTATGCTCCCCGGTGTAGTGTCACGCAAAAAACAAATAGTACCCGTACTCCAGACTGTAATCGAAAAACTCTAGATAAAGCATAGTATAAAAAGACAACATAATTTAAATTTTTGCGAAAGTAGTATAATTGTTGCAAATGAAAAAATACTACGGCGAAGAAACGCGAAAGGCGCTTGATAATTTCCACATGACCAACACCCCGGTTGATCTTCGTTTGATTAAAGCGGTCGCAATTGTAAAACTTGCAGCCATTAAAGCAAACGTAAAAACCGGCAAAATAAAAAGAGAGCTCGGTCGACCGATAATCAAGGCGGCTAAAGAAGTAATTGACGGAAAACTTGACACTCAATTCCCGACCGACCAAATCCAAGGTGGTGCCGGTACGTCAATAAATATGAATGTAAATGAAGTGATTACATCTCGAGCAAATGAAATACTAGGCAGTAGTTCTATTCATTATTTAGATCATGTCAATTCATCGCAATCAACAAACGATGTAATTCCAACCGCTATAAGAATCGTAATTCTTGAAGAGCTCGGCAAATATTTGATTTCGTTAAATAAATTGTCAATTACATTTGCCAAAAAAGAAAAAGAGTTTTGCAATATTGTTAAAGTAGGAAGAACCCATTTGCAAGACGCTGTACCGATTACCTTGGGTCGAGAATTCGGCGCATACAAGAATTTAATCAAAAGAGATATTAAAAGACTTGAGGAAATAAAAAAATATCTTCTTATCACCAATCTGGGTGGTACAGCAATCGGAACAAGTGAAAATGCTTCCAAAGACTATATCACAGCTATTCATGAATACTTAGAAATGGAAACGGGCTATAAATTCACACCATCACATGACTTAGTCGATGCTACTCAAAACATCGACCCCTTGATCCACGCTTCGTATCTCATACAGCTTTCCAGTGTGGGAATATCCAAAATTTGTAGTGACTTAAGACTACTTGCCTCAGGACCGCGTGCAGGGTTAGCTGAAATACTTTTACCATCATACCAAAAAGGTTCAAGCATAATGCCGGGAAAAACTAACCCCGTTATACTGGAAGCTTTTAACCAAGTCACATATCAGGTAATTGGCAATACCCAAGTAGCTACACAAGTAATTCTTGCCGGTGAACTAGAGTTGAACACCATGCTTCCCGTTTTTTCAAAGACGATAATAGAGTCATTAACTTTTTTAACCAACGGCATCAATTCGGTAAATGATACCGTTTCAACAATAAAGGCAAATTCCGAAAAAATTCAATCTAACCTTGATACTAGTCTTGTACTGTCGACTCAATTGTCAAAATTCATTGGATACGACAGAGCATAGTTTCTGGTGACTAAAGCTATTGAACACACATCTCAACTAAAAGACGAAGCTATAAACGACAACATCGATGCTCATATAATTGACGCGGTGTTTGGTAAAACAAAGACCGTGAAGAAGTTTTATTAAGACTTAATACTCCCTACCCAATACTTCCAATAAGCAAGGGGGAAGTGCATCGCCGAGTAAGCTGACCACAGAAAACCGCGAATTCCATCTTTGTAACCTTTGTGGCGGATAAATAACATAACAAAAAGATAAGTGGGTTTAATAAATGAAAA is a window from the Candidatus Woesebacteria bacterium genome containing:
- a CDS encoding manganese-dependent inorganic pyrophosphatase; the encoded protein is MPTKIFGHKAPDTDTICSAVSYAWFLNQKDIDAKAYRLGDLNKETQFVLENFNVPSPDLLGHLEEKDKVVIVDTNNPEELPDDLQKAEIIQVIDHHKLTGGIKTNYPIPVIIKPLASTATIIWKHIKHSGIEIDLANAGLLLAGIISDTLNLTSPTTTEKDRSAVKELNEIVKLDINEFAGKMFEAKGDLTGMSPRQIVLVDSKIFEFGTKKVRISVLETTKPDNALNMQSDLEKDLQELKLKENLDFAFFFAVDILNSRAVLISGTNEENNLAEEAFNAKFENGRIMLPGVVSRKKQIVPVLQTVIEKL
- a CDS encoding SDR family oxidoreductase encodes the protein MNLKNKTAVITGATGGIGSVLSVKLAQKGVKLILLSRTESKLKDLIDRLDGDGHEYIQMDATKTQKVKETAEKILGLTEKIDILVNAAGVGVYKSLEDAGINEWEDSVAINVTTPFYLTKELLPHLKKSEDSVVINVGSGMGKIPTPCRSVYCATKYALRGMTLSLAAEYHGSNIHFVHIDLGSTLTDFGPLSLEDKIEENLRGKSYFTPSWVADKFIAIIEKDEYEAEITLYPSDYK
- the aspA gene encoding aspartate ammonia-lyase (catalyzes the formation of fumarate from aspartate), which translates into the protein MKKYYGEETRKALDNFHMTNTPVDLRLIKAVAIVKLAAIKANVKTGKIKRELGRPIIKAAKEVIDGKLDTQFPTDQIQGGAGTSINMNVNEVITSRANEILGSSSIHYLDHVNSSQSTNDVIPTAIRIVILEELGKYLISLNKLSITFAKKEKEFCNIVKVGRTHLQDAVPITLGREFGAYKNLIKRDIKRLEEIKKYLLITNLGGTAIGTSENASKDYITAIHEYLEMETGYKFTPSHDLVDATQNIDPLIHASYLIQLSSVGISKICSDLRLLASGPRAGLAEILLPSYQKGSSIMPGKTNPVILEAFNQVTYQVIGNTQVATQVILAGELELNTMLPVFSKTIIESLTFLTNGINSVNDTVSTIKANSEKIQSNLDTSLVLSTQLSKFIGYDRA